The nucleotide sequence TTGTAATTTTTGGGGCGCTATGGATATAAACCTTACCTTTGCATAAAATTTGAAGTATGGCAAGAGTAATGGCACTAGATTATGGAGTAAAAAGAACAGGAATAGCTGTTACCGATGAGCTCCAAATGATTGCCAGCGGTCTTACAACGATAGCTACTTCAGAGCTTTTGGTCTTTTTAGAAGATTATTTCAAAAAAGAAAAAGTAGAGACTGTTGTCGTGGGAGAGCCTAAACAAAAGGATAATTCTGCCAGTGAAAGTGAAGTTTTTATCACTGAATTTTTAAAGAAATTTACGGAGAAATTTCCTAATATTAAGCTCGTAAGAGTAGATGAGCGCTTTACCAGTAAGATGGCTTTTCAAACAATGATTGATAGCGGACTCAAAAAGAAAAAGCGCCAGAATAAAGCTTTAGTCGATGAGGTAAGTGCTACCATCATACTTCAATCCTATCTTTATTAAATCAAATTTTTATTAAAGTAGGTTTAAGTTTTTCAGCTTAATTTCTTTAGTAATATTACTTGGAAACTATGGGCTATTGCAAGAATACTGAAAGCGCGTTGAGTCTAATATAGAAAGACATTAAAGATTATAATTATATGATTTTACCAATAGTTGCCTACGGTGATCCCGTTTTAAAAAAGAAGGCAAAGGAAATTGATAAAGATTATCCCAAATTAGAAGAACTAATCGCTAATATGTGGGATACCATGTACAATGCTTATGGTGTTGGTTTGGCAGCTCCACAAGTGGGAGTGCCTATTCGTTTATTTGTTATAGATGCCGCTCCATT is from Zunongwangia endophytica and encodes:
- the ruvX gene encoding Holliday junction resolvase RuvX — protein: MARVMALDYGVKRTGIAVTDELQMIASGLTTIATSELLVFLEDYFKKEKVETVVVGEPKQKDNSASESEVFITEFLKKFTEKFPNIKLVRVDERFTSKMAFQTMIDSGLKKKKRQNKALVDEVSATIILQSYLY